In the genome of Telluria beijingensis, one region contains:
- a CDS encoding zinc-dependent alcohol dehydrogenase — MLAMNYRGPYRVRADHKPDPVIEHPGDAIVRVTRACICGSDLHLYHGLVPDTRVGHTFGHEFIGVVEEVGSSVQNLKVGDKVLVPFNIFCGSCTLCQHELYGNCHNTNAQSTAVGAIYGYSHTAGGYDGGQAEYVRVPMADVGPMVIPDDIHDDDAVLLTDALPTGYQAAEMGDIEEGDTVVVFGAGPVGIFAAKSAWLMGAGRVIVVDEVEYRLEFVKRYAQCEVVNFKEVKDMALHIKKMTDWVGADVCIDAVGCEAAGNTMQTITGVYTMMQAGSATVLHWCINSVRKGGNVSIVGVYGPTFNAVPIGNALNKGLTLRMNQASVRRHLPRLIEHIRAGRIDPKQIITHRVPLEEVSDAYHIFSSKLDNCIKTILVPPRANEVRAVKASVQH, encoded by the coding sequence ATGCTGGCAATGAATTACCGCGGGCCATATCGGGTCCGCGCCGATCACAAGCCCGACCCCGTCATCGAGCATCCCGGCGACGCCATCGTGCGCGTTACCCGGGCCTGCATCTGCGGGTCGGACCTGCACCTGTACCACGGCCTGGTGCCCGATACCCGGGTCGGCCATACCTTCGGCCACGAGTTCATCGGCGTGGTGGAAGAGGTGGGATCGAGCGTGCAGAACCTGAAGGTCGGCGACAAGGTGCTGGTGCCATTCAATATCTTTTGCGGTTCCTGCACGCTTTGCCAGCACGAGCTGTACGGCAATTGCCACAACACGAATGCGCAGTCCACGGCGGTGGGCGCGATCTACGGCTATTCGCACACGGCGGGTGGCTACGATGGCGGCCAGGCCGAGTACGTGCGGGTGCCGATGGCCGACGTCGGCCCGATGGTCATCCCCGACGACATCCACGACGACGACGCCGTTCTGCTGACCGATGCGCTGCCCACCGGCTACCAGGCGGCCGAGATGGGCGACATCGAGGAAGGCGACACGGTCGTCGTGTTCGGCGCGGGTCCGGTCGGCATCTTCGCCGCCAAGTCGGCCTGGCTGATGGGAGCCGGGCGGGTGATCGTGGTGGACGAGGTCGAATATCGCCTCGAGTTCGTCAAGCGCTACGCACAATGCGAGGTCGTGAACTTCAAGGAAGTGAAGGACATGGCGCTGCACATCAAGAAGATGACCGACTGGGTGGGCGCCGACGTCTGCATCGACGCCGTCGGCTGCGAAGCGGCCGGCAACACCATGCAGACCATCACCGGCGTCTACACGATGATGCAGGCCGGTTCGGCCACCGTGCTGCACTGGTGCATCAACTCGGTGCGCAAGGGCGGCAATGTGTCGATCGTCGGCGTCTATGGCCCCACCTTCAACGCGGTCCCGATCGGCAACGCGCTGAACAAGGGCTTGACCTTGCGCATGAACCAGGCCAGCGTGCGGCGCCACCTGCCGCGCCTGATCGAGCACATCCGCGCCGGCCGGATCGATCCGAAGCAGATCATCACCCACCGCGTGCCGCTGGAAGAAGTGTCGGATGCCTATCATATCTTCTCCAGTAAGCTCGATAACTGCATCAAGACCATCCTCGTCCCGCCGCGCGCCAATGAAGTGCGCGCCGTCAAGGCCAGCGTCCAGCATTGA
- the ypfJ gene encoding KPN_02809 family neutral zinc metallopeptidase — MRWEGDRESDNVEDRRGSGGGGGFGFGGRSIGIGTIVVALVASYFLGVSPATILGLLSGGAPPQRQAQVEQAPGERADDRESRFVRTTLAYTEDAWAQLFSEQGAQYTPARLVLFEGRTNTACGVGESATGPFYCPADSKVYIDLGFFRTMQQRFNVEGEFAQAYVIAHEVGHHVQNLLGISNKVHAARQRASETQGNALSVRQELQADCFAGVWANRTNQRSKILEQGDVETALNAASAIGDDALQKQSRSVVVPDSFTHGTSAQRVRWFQRGLKSGQVADCNTFDARQL; from the coding sequence ATGCGTTGGGAAGGCGACCGGGAAAGCGACAATGTGGAAGACCGCCGCGGTAGTGGCGGCGGCGGGGGCTTCGGCTTCGGCGGGCGCTCGATCGGGATCGGCACCATCGTCGTCGCCCTGGTTGCATCATATTTCCTGGGCGTATCGCCGGCTACCATCCTCGGCCTACTGTCGGGCGGCGCGCCGCCACAGCGGCAGGCGCAGGTCGAGCAGGCGCCCGGCGAGCGCGCCGACGACCGCGAAAGCCGCTTCGTGCGCACCACGCTGGCCTATACCGAGGATGCCTGGGCCCAGTTGTTCAGCGAACAGGGTGCGCAGTACACGCCGGCCCGGCTGGTGCTGTTCGAAGGCCGTACCAATACTGCCTGCGGTGTCGGCGAGAGCGCGACGGGGCCCTTTTATTGCCCCGCCGACAGCAAGGTGTATATCGACCTGGGCTTCTTCCGCACCATGCAGCAGCGCTTCAATGTCGAGGGCGAGTTCGCCCAGGCCTACGTGATTGCGCACGAGGTCGGCCACCACGTGCAAAACCTGCTGGGCATCTCGAACAAGGTGCATGCGGCCCGCCAGCGCGCCAGCGAGACCCAGGGCAATGCCCTGTCGGTGCGCCAGGAATTGCAGGCCGACTGCTTCGCCGGCGTGTGGGCCAACCGCACCAATCAACGTTCGAAGATCCTGGAGCAGGGCGATGTGGAAACCGCGCTGAACGCGGCCAGCGCCATCGGCGACGACGCCCTGCAAAAACAGTCGCGCAGCGTGGTGGTGCCCGATTCCTTCACCCACGGCACTTCGGCCCAGCGGGTGCGCTGGTTCCAGCGCGGACTGAAAAGCGGGCAAGTTGCAGACTGCAATACATTCGATGCCCGTCAGCTATAA
- a CDS encoding class I SAM-dependent methyltransferase, with amino-acid sequence MNPSNANALLTLGKVLRQAGYHFMTVTPSTHRRINNRPGNERAHDLRGVFGWSRPFDAGLLPASVLDLMREAGVLAHTDDGLRSTVRASTLDDMLLFHSAWPTRDDDAVFFGPDTYRFVHAIRRGFAFVGAGPVRAVDIGCGGGAGALAIARKFPHAEVIGADVNPKALDLAMVNARLAQAHNVALCQSDLFDGVQGDFDLVVSNPPFVIDPDARRYRHGGGERGAELSRRIAEQGLARLRRGGSLMLYTGVALCGAHDHFLDSLRPTLAAQCDAWTYEELDPDIFGGQLGEPGYEDVERIAAVWLHAVKR; translated from the coding sequence ATGAACCCATCCAATGCCAATGCCCTGCTCACCCTCGGCAAGGTGCTGCGCCAGGCCGGCTACCATTTCATGACGGTCACGCCGTCGACCCACCGCCGCATCAACAACCGGCCCGGCAACGAGCGCGCGCACGACCTGCGCGGCGTGTTCGGCTGGAGCCGGCCGTTCGATGCCGGCCTGCTGCCGGCCAGCGTGCTGGACCTGATGCGCGAAGCCGGCGTGCTGGCGCACACGGATGACGGGCTGCGTTCCACCGTGCGCGCATCGACCCTCGACGACATGCTGCTGTTCCACTCGGCGTGGCCGACGCGCGACGACGACGCCGTGTTCTTCGGGCCCGACACCTACCGTTTCGTGCATGCCATACGGCGCGGCTTCGCCTTCGTCGGCGCCGGCCCGGTGCGCGCGGTGGACATCGGCTGCGGCGGCGGCGCCGGCGCGCTCGCCATCGCCCGCAAGTTCCCGCATGCCGAGGTGATCGGCGCCGACGTCAACCCGAAGGCGCTCGACCTGGCCATGGTCAATGCGCGCCTGGCGCAGGCCCACAACGTCGCGCTGTGCCAGAGCGACCTGTTCGACGGCGTGCAGGGCGACTTCGACCTGGTGGTGTCGAATCCGCCCTTCGTGATCGATCCGGATGCGCGCCGTTACCGCCACGGCGGCGGCGAACGCGGCGCCGAACTGTCGCGCCGCATCGCCGAACAGGGGCTGGCGCGCCTGCGCCGCGGCGGCAGCCTGATGCTGTACACCGGCGTGGCCCTGTGCGGCGCCCACGACCACTTCCTGGACAGCCTGCGCCCGACCCTGGCGGCGCAATGCGATGCCTGGACCTACGAGGAACTCGATCCCGACATCTTCGGTGGCCAGCTGGGGGAACCGGGTTATGAGGACGTGGAGCGGATCGCGGCGGTATGGCTGCACGCGGTCAAGCGCTGA
- a CDS encoding ATP-binding protein has translation MPEVLAFGPFRLCRHARQLRRGPVVVPLGGRAIDLLGALAARPGEVLSHAELERAVWPGSLVEDSCLRVHVRALRQALQDDAGAARYIANVPGRGYSFVAPVIALPEDPPPAPAPASVPRALPAADWPLLGRDADLGLLHAGPRRLLTIVGPGGIGKTALALALARRRQADYSDGACFIDFAPCAHGGLVEGALAAGLGILAPREGLAQAVAGRLARRSMLVVADTCEHVSEAAARQLEELLRAADGVDVIATSRQPLVHDGERVHRLAPLACPPADPGRDPAQALAYPALRLLVERAGIAPTAHQLSLAGRLCRRLDGVPLALGFAAARIRALGLEAAAELFDDDARLLDSGWRTALARQRSMRASLDWSLRLLTPAELHVLRACAHFDGLFGVDEAVRAAGEGAAQCLPALVAKSLIVVAPGGAMPGMRICGMTRRYLLSA, from the coding sequence ATGCCTGAGGTACTGGCCTTCGGGCCGTTCCGCCTGTGCCGCCACGCGCGCCAGCTGCGCCGCGGTCCGGTCGTGGTGCCGCTCGGCGGACGCGCCATCGACCTGCTGGGCGCCCTGGCCGCGCGCCCGGGCGAGGTGCTCAGCCACGCCGAGCTCGAACGGGCGGTGTGGCCGGGCAGCCTGGTCGAGGACAGCTGCCTGCGGGTGCACGTGCGCGCGCTGCGCCAGGCACTGCAGGACGACGCCGGCGCGGCGCGCTATATCGCCAACGTCCCGGGCCGCGGCTACAGCTTCGTGGCGCCGGTGATCGCGCTGCCCGAAGACCCGCCACCGGCGCCAGCGCCCGCATCCGTGCCGCGCGCGCTGCCGGCGGCCGACTGGCCGCTGCTGGGAAGGGACGCGGACCTGGGCCTGCTGCATGCCGGGCCGCGGCGCCTGCTCACCATCGTCGGACCGGGCGGGATCGGCAAGACCGCCCTGGCGCTGGCGCTGGCCCGACGGCGGCAGGCCGACTATTCCGATGGCGCCTGCTTCATCGATTTCGCGCCATGCGCACATGGCGGCCTGGTCGAAGGCGCGCTGGCGGCGGGGCTGGGCATCCTGGCCCCGCGGGAAGGCCTGGCGCAGGCAGTCGCGGGCCGCCTGGCGCGGCGCAGCATGCTGGTCGTGGCGGACACCTGCGAACATGTGTCCGAGGCCGCGGCGCGCCAGCTGGAGGAGCTGCTGCGCGCCGCCGACGGCGTCGACGTCATCGCCACCAGCCGCCAACCCCTGGTACATGATGGCGAACGGGTACACCGCCTGGCGCCGCTCGCCTGTCCGCCGGCCGACCCGGGACGCGATCCGGCGCAGGCGCTGGCTTATCCGGCGCTGCGCCTGCTCGTCGAGCGCGCGGGAATCGCGCCCACCGCGCACCAGCTGTCGCTGGCGGGGCGCCTGTGCCGCCGGCTCGATGGGGTGCCGCTGGCGCTGGGGTTTGCCGCGGCGCGCATCCGCGCACTCGGACTGGAGGCGGCGGCGGAGCTGTTCGACGACGACGCGCGCCTGCTCGACAGCGGCTGGCGCACCGCGCTGGCGCGCCAGCGCAGCATGCGCGCGTCGCTCGACTGGAGCCTGCGGCTGTTGACGCCGGCCGAGCTGCACGTGCTGCGCGCCTGCGCGCACTTCGACGGCCTGTTCGGCGTCGACGAGGCGGTGCGCGCCGCCGGCGAAGGGGCCGCGCAATGCCTGCCGGCGCTGGTCGCGAAGTCGCTGATCGTCGTCGCTCCGGGTGGGGCCATGCCCGGCATGCGCATATGTGGCATGACCAGGCGCTACCTGCTCAGCGCTTGA
- a CDS encoding winged helix-turn-helix domain-containing protein, with translation MDNGRPAFETLAFLDYELMPAARRLLRGGQPVALGGRAFDLLVLLASHAGEVVAKRTLMQGVWPDTVVEDINLRAQVRNLRRLLGGGADCPHLVNLAGEGYCLAVPVRRLASVCGDA, from the coding sequence ATGGACAACGGCAGGCCGGCGTTCGAGACGCTGGCATTCCTGGATTACGAACTGATGCCGGCGGCGCGGCGCCTGCTGCGCGGCGGGCAGCCGGTGGCGCTCGGAGGACGCGCCTTCGACCTGCTTGTGCTGCTGGCCAGCCATGCCGGCGAGGTGGTGGCCAAGCGCACCCTGATGCAGGGCGTGTGGCCCGATACGGTGGTGGAAGACATCAACCTGCGCGCCCAGGTGAGGAACCTGCGCCGGCTGCTGGGCGGCGGCGCCGACTGCCCGCACCTGGTCAACCTGGCCGGCGAGGGCTACTGCCTGGCCGTGCCCGTGCGCCGCCTGGCGAGCGTGTGCGGCGATGCCTGA